The Diceros bicornis minor isolate mBicDic1 chromosome 28, mDicBic1.mat.cur, whole genome shotgun sequence genomic sequence AGGATTTAGACTCAGGCCTGCTTATTGCAAATCCACTGGCTCCAGATTAATTTGCTAAAAGCCAATTTGTGTAATGGTTAATTGGCCAAAATATCAGTTTATTTTAATATCTAGTTgaccagttttcatttttttatggaaTGTTCAATTTGTTTCTTCCCTGGCTCTTTGCTTTGTAGCTGGTTactgaggggacagaggaaaaATCTATTGTTAAGCATTCTGATGTATGAGAAcagataagaaatatatttgggaCTAGGTTCACCTTATGTCCTCAGTGTCCCTCCTTTGCTGCAGCAGTAGGTCTCAGCATCTTCAAAGCCCCCTTCACCCACTGAGGGTGTCAGCATGCTGAGAGCCCTCACTAAGTCAGTCTCTGCTCTCCTGTCTTCTGTGGCCTCTCCACCCTCTTTTAATGGGCTGTGGGAAAGTGGTCACCCAAGGGCCACAAAACCGATTCTTGGATGCTTCCTTTGCGTGACCTGCTTAGCTGGGCCTACAACCTCCCTTTGGAATATGGGGTAGCTGGTGGCTCTTGCCTCGGGACATCAGTCTAATTTGGGACAGAAAGTTCCATTTTCACACGTTGTTACAAAAAACATAGGAAAAGTGGCCAAATAAAATTAAacgacaataacaacaataaagaggcaaaaagaaaatcctTTTCGTGAACTGGCCTACTTCCCAAGCCCTGTGCTCTGCTGACCCTTCTCCCAATCCTCCCTCCCAGGGGAGACCATCAAGATTGTGATCGAGGAGTACGTGCAGCAGCTGAGTGGCTACTTCCTGCAGCTAAAGTTTGACCCGGAGCTGCTGTTTGGCGTCCAGTTCCAGTACCGCAACCGCATTTCCACGGAGTTCAACCACCTCTACCACTGGCACCCGCTCATGCCCGACTCCTTCAAGGTGGGCTCCCAGGAGTACAGCTACGAGCAGTTCCTATTCAACACCTCCATGCTGGTGGACTACGGGGTTGAGGCCCTGGTGGACGCCTTCTCTCGCCAGAGTGCTGGCCGGGTAAGTCTCGGAGGAGCATTGGTGagggcaggtgggctctgggatCCAACAGACCTGGATCCAAATCCcagttttgttttctgtaaaatggtgatagtgTCACTCCCACAGTGCGATTGTGAGCATTTCTTCATTCATCCTCTTGTTCCTTTGTTCACTCAACCATACCAGGCATTACTCCACGTGTTGGGAATACGGTGGTGAACAAGATCAATGTGGTTCTTGGGTCCTTGACTTTTGACATTTACACCCTAGAAAGGAACAATAGTCATATGACAGCTAACATCATCTGAGCGCTTATTAGGTGTTAGGCACCCCGCCAAGTGCTGTTCTGATGTTATCAGAATTATGAGAGCATGTTAAGAACCACAATATGGAAAGTCCACAGTGCTCTGGGGACTCAAAGAGGGGCTGCTGACCTAGAGTTGTGGGTTGTGGATAAGGAAGTGATGTTGGAGCAGAGATCTGAAAGATACATAGAGATTTCCCAGGGAAAGAGGTAGTGTTAATGGCAGGGGATGATTTGTTCCAGGTGGAGGGGACAGCATGGCAAAGGCCCGGAGGTCAGAGAGCGTAGCAATTTGAGGAAGGGGAGGACATTCAGGGTATGGTAATATATTGAAAGTGCCTGCACATAGTAGGTCTTTACTAAGTCATAGGCCTctgttatgagctgaattgtccccactccccaaattcatatgttgaagtcctaacccctagtaccttcgaatgtgactatatttggagacagggtctttaaagaggtcatTAAGGTTAAATGGGGTCATTGGGTGGGCCCTactctgactggtgtcctcataagaagaggagattacgGTACAGACATGCAGAGGGAAGAcatagggagaagatggccatctatacgccaaagagagaggcctcagaatgaaaccaagcgtgccgacaccttgatcttggacttccagcctccagaactgtaaggacATAAATGCCtcttgtttaagccccccagtctgtggtactttcttatggcagccctagcaaatgaatACAGCTTCTTTCCCTGAAATTCCTAATCAACTCCCTCCTAAATCTCCCCTTCCCCCCATTTGGAAGCTCCCATCTCCTTCATCCCAGCTCTCTGACTGCCTCATCCCCTGCTTCTCTCTAATCCTTGTCCTTAAGCCCTATCATGAAGTTGTGGCACCATATGGATTTAGGTTTCCTCCTGGTAATTTGACTGAAATTAGCATATGCTGCCACCAACGGGCAGCTGCTGGCTGGTTTATGGCCTGTGTTCTCTGTGAGGACACAGACATGAATAGAGACAATAGCTTTTGGGTGGGGCTATTTGGTTTCCAAAGCATTTTCAAGGAATGACCATGATGATGTGTGTGAAAAGCTCTGGTGTTGTTGTACTTGGCACAAGGCAGGAGGGTGACCAAAGTGTGTTGACTCTCAAGATATTACAAAGAGTGTGAGAAGTGATAAAATAGGGCTTCCACTGATAATCACTGCACATGGCTGCCATCTTGGGGTCACCATGTGACCAACACTGCAGTAAGTGCTTTGCATGCTTTATCTCGCTTATTTCCCCACAACCATATCAGTGGATCCTCTTACCTTCCTCATTTTtagatatgaggaaactgagacttggcttaagtaacttgcccaaagtccctgtattagtttcctagggttgaTCTAACAAAGGGCCACAAACCAGGTGgctttaaacagcagaaatttattctttcacatttctggagggtagaagtctaaaatcaaggtttcagcagggtcatgctctctctgaaggctccaggggagaatctgttccatgcctttctcttagcttctggtggttaccgacaatccttggtgttccttggtttgtagaagCATTGTTCCAACATGGtgttctctctgttttctctttttattaggacaccagtcattggattaggattGCCCCACCCTAATAGGGTATGACTtcttcttaacttgattacatctatttccaaataagttcacattcacgggtgctgggggttaggacttcaacatatctcttTGGGGAACATAAGTCCACTCACAACAGCCCCACAGCTTGTAAATGGCCGAGCTGAAATTGGCACTAGCCTGTGCTAGCTTTGCTCCAAGAGGTATGATTTCACCCAGCTatgcttttcctctttcccaGTCAATTATGCTTGTACTAAACACACAACACTCTTTCTTAAGCATTAACATTATCAATTCATCCCAAACAATGAAGTTTTCTCTAGACTAGTACTCCTTAACTGTTATgagttggaattttttttctggagACTTCTTTATCTCACCAGGttacctgggctttgaaccctaTTTTCCCTCCCTTCAAAGGATATTACACCACCCATTCGTCTTGGAGTTAAACTCCAAGTTGAGTTAAGCTAAATTGGTGTATATATTATAGTTTTCATGGCGAGATCTTAGCTTGCTCCCTGCTTGTTTATGACCATTTCCCTCCCAGGAGGTTTggcagaaggaagaagaaagaacagaTGTAGTCACCTGCATTCTTGTGAAGGGCTTTATCTGACCTGCATGGAGTGACTTGATACCCTGTGTTCCTACCTTCTAGCTCTGAGTTTCTCTTTCCTAGTGGTAGCTGGTTACTAGGGATTCACCTTTTAAtattagatgctcagtaaattttGTTGACTCAGCTAAGATACAGGGAATGAGAAGCAATAAAAATAGATTCCTTAGCAGGATCACTTAAAAGCTTAAACATTTCTGTTCTATGATAAGAACTGATTTCAAGAGTGACAGACACATGTCAGTTCTTCcaggaataatttaaaaaacatcttAGGAAAGCCTGGCCCCCCCCCCAAACTAATATTCATCCATCCTTCTGTTTCTATCACTTCATGGCTCAGAAACGCTTCTGCCCCTCCAAATTTCATTTCCAGAGCTGGGATGCCCTTTCTGTCTGCTTGAACTCTTGGCTGTGGTCATCTCTTTTACAGAGTCCTAGTTGCTGAACCTAATAGTTCCAGAACCTTCCTTAACAAGATGTTGGGATTTCTCACCTGAATTCAAAGGGTTGGGGAACAGTGTGAGCTCGTGAGCCACTAGCGGGGTCCTCCTGGCCCCCTCCAtactttaaagatgaggaagctgagatttTGAGTGGGTCCCTGAGAGAGCAGGGACAGAAGTGGCAGACCTGGGGCCAGATCCCCAGCATGGTCACTACTAGGCTGAGCCATGTTCTCTTTCTTGGCTGAGGAAGGACTCCTGACCTGAAGTTCATTTCCAGGACAGTGTGGCCTGGTTCTCAGATAAACCACAGCTGTGTTTATCTCTTGGCAGATCGGTGGAGGTAGGAACATGGACCACCACGTCCTGCATGTGGCTGTGGACGTCATCAAGGAATCCCGTGAACTGCGCCTGCGGCCGTTCAACGAGTACCGCAAGAGGTTTGGCATGAAGCCCTACACCTCCTTCCAGGAACTCACAGGTGAGCAGTTGTTTCCTGCCCTCGCGGGACTCGCAATCAAGTGAGGAAGACATCAAGGAAACAAAAATGGGGCAATACATGTGGTCAGCACTGTGACTGTGGGATTATAAGAGGTGTGGGAGCACCACGCCGGGGGTGGCGAGAAATGGCAAATAACCCTGCTTGGGGGAGAGAAAGTGGCTTCTCAGCTGAGTTTGAAGGATAAATAGGCATTTTCCAGGTGAAGAATACAGAGAAGAGCCTTCTAGGTAGAGAATCAGAAAGTACAAAGGCACAGAGGTTGTACAGAATAAGCCTAATCAGGAGAACAGTCGCAGGTGTGGCTGGAGCAAAGGGCTTATTTGGAGGGGGTAGTGATGGGAGGTTGGGACCAAATTGTATAGAATCTTGGATTCCATGCTAAAGATTTTGGGTTTTATTCTGTCTAGTGGTTCCTAAACACCCATTTATGGGCCAGCTACCTAAGAATCACTTAGAAAACTGATTAAAAATACCAAATCCTAGATGTctctcccagagattctgattcattaggCCTGGGTGGTGCCCAAGAatctgtatgtatgtgtatatgtgtacatgtgtgtatatgcatgtacttatgtatatgtgtatatatatatttttgtatacatatacgtatgtatgtatatatatatgtatatacatttgtgtgtgtgtgtgtatatacatatttgttgttgttgttcaagaTGCCCAGCTGTTGGGCAGCCAAGTTGGGGAACActtgtcacagacaatggggaaCCACTGAACTGTTTTGACCAGGGCATGGCATGACTCATAACTATGTATGAGTGCCCTACGGAGGTGGATTTGAGGAAATGGGTAGGGAAGCTCAATGTCTGTCTCCCATGACAGCCCAGAGGGGCAGAAAGAACATTGTCGCTAAATCTCTGTGTGAGCTTGGACAAGCTACATTAAGTCTCTGAGCTCCAGTAGAATGCAAAGGTTGGACCACGATAAGGCCTTGAAATGTGCCTGTGAAGGAAACAAGATGGGTAGCTTCTCCTGGTTGTAATGATCAGGTAGTTAGGGCACAGAGAAGTGAGAcaagttgctcaaggtcacatgctGTTTGGTGGCAGATCCAGGCCTTGACTCCTTCTTCAGTAGCAAATTCCTTCCCTAGATGCAGCCCTGGAGAAGGCTCAATCAGCTAGGCCAGATTTTAGGAGATGTGCTCAGCACTCAGGTTGCTCTTCTGAAGTCTCTTATTCGCTCCAGAAAAAAGTGGACCTAGAAGATTCCCTCCCCAGATTAACCTTAATGGATGGCATCCTGATTCTGACTCTAGCTTCTCCCCCTTGTAGGAGAGAAGGAGATGGCTGCTGAGTTGGAGGAGCTATATGGAGACATCGATGCCTTGGAGTTCTACCCGGGGCTGCTTCTTGAGAAGTGCCATCCAAACTCCATCTTTGGGGAGAGTATGATAGAAATTGGGGCTCCCTTTTCCCTCAAAGGCCTCCTAGGGAATCCCATCTGTTCTCCGGAGTACTGGAAGCCGAGCACATTTGGTGGCGAGATGGGCTTCAACATTGTCAAGACGGCCACGCTGAAGAGGCTGGTCTGCCTCAACACCAACACTTGTCCCTATGTTTCCTTCCGCATTCCCAAGCCCCCCAAGGATGATGGACCCGGTGTGGAGCGGCCATCCAGAGAGCTCTGAGGGGGCCAGGCAGCAGCATTCCGGAGGGTAGAACTTTGTGCTTGTCATTGCAGAATGCCGAGGCCAGGGTTGATAGTCTTAAATGTTGGATTCCTGGTTTGGCGTCGAGAGTATCAGGGTTGACACTTAGAACTTTGCATCTCTCACCCATTATCTGGAACATCGTGGCCTTGTTTGTCATACTGGAAGGCTGAATTCCTGGTTAACCATCTGGAATGTTAGGAGTGGTTCTCATTTGGCATGCCAGAACACTGGGTTCCTGGTTGACATTGTAGAATGTCCAATTTCTGGTTGATTTGGGAATACAGGCATTCTAAAATGTGAAGCTCCTGATGAAATCACCTAGAAAGTTAGGGGGTTCTCATTTTGCTTTTAGAATTCTGGGTGGCCCTCTAGAATGGTGACTTGCTAATTAGTGATTCAGAATGTTATGATCCTGGTTGCTGATCCAGAACAGTGGCTGGTATGCCAGATCGATCCTGATCTGACGGTCTAGAATGTTGATTTGATTCATTTTCCTGTTCAGTGAGATATCCATGGAGCAGGAGAATCTCATGTCTAATGAGAATGCGTGGCCTGAATCTGTGCCAGCACTGAGGGAGCAAGGAGGTGGGGCGTTCTTCTCGGGACCTCAACTTAGACCCTCGTCCGAGGATATACAGGGAACAGGTGGGCTTTTTCCAGGCCATTGGTTGGAAGCCGCCAGAGATCTGTCCCCATCCAGGTCGTCACTCATGGCAGCTGTTTCTCATGAAACtaataaaactctttttccaaattGCCTGCTATGTATATCTTTTGATCCCTTCCCCAGAAGCAGAGGCAACACTGAAGTGACATTTCTCCTAGCCACAAGCTAGATGTGCTAGAGGTTGCAGCATGAGACTTTCCACTGAGATCCCTGGGGCTTGTCATTGCCTAGATATTCCTCCACTGATGTTTCATTTCCCCTGTGGGTTCGACATTACCTTTTCCAGGCTTTTCTCGTAAAACACACAACTCCCCAGGTCCAGGAGATGTAGCATTCAGTTCCCACCATCTGATTAGAACAACTTCCTCCCTTGCAGAGCATACAACAGAGATGAAGGGTATCTGGGGAGgagagcacttactgtgtgccaattttcacatttaattctcacttATTCTCACCCCAACAGTGTGAAGTATGTGGTGTGATCCCCATTTCAAAAccgaggaaattgaggctcagggtGGTGAAGTGACATGCCTCACAGATGCGAGAGGCAGGTTGGGACCCAGGTCTGGCTGAGTCTACAGCTGTGCCCTTGCCCCCATCTGGCTTCCTCTTGCTTCATGGTTTGACTCAGTTCCAGGCCCAATCTTGCCTGTCTGGCTCAGAGCCAAAGGCAGCAGGTGGGGTGTAGCCTCCACCTGACTTGCATTCTAATTGTTCAGTCACAAATATTTACTTTCCCAACTGCTTGCTACATACCAGTTACTGTCACAGGCTTGGGGCTATGGCAGTGAGTGATCAAGACAGACGAGGCTTCTGCCTGTACGGAGCTCACATTCCAGTGCGAGTAGAGTAGAcgataaacaagaaaacaatgaaatcagagaaatgcaaggtGAGTGTGCTCTCCCTTCTAACTCTCTCTGTTCTGCCCTCCCCTGCTTGGCTCCCAAGCCCTGAGACCCTTTCCCCAGCCACACAGACTCTCATAGCCAGCAAAGAGAGAGGAGCTGTCAGAGGGTAAGGTAGGAGGCTAGGAAAGATCTCTTATGCTCCCCACTGTGGGCATAGAGTTCCTGGGGAGAACAATGGCCTAGAAACAGTAGGGGAAATTGGGGTCCAGGCTGAGGGTCCCTGGGGTTGGGCGTCTAGTCTTACTGTCCAGAAAGCCCTTGTTTCTCCTTAGCTGGTTGGGGACTGCTTTTACCGCTCCCTGCTGGCCCTGTTGAATGCAAACAATGGAATCCGTCCTGCTCCCTGAGTTGTTCTGATGTTGAGGGATCCTTCAGGTGCGGAGGTGGGCCTGGTGTGGCTATGTCTTGTCCATGCTTGCCTAGTATCTATTTCCCCTCTGCCTCTAATTCCCCTACTTTGCCTGAGACTCCTCCCCCTCTCTGGTTAATTTCAGTCTTGGTGGTTCCATCACTGGCCCTCTTGTGACCAAGGGGTGGGTCTGTGAATCAATCCCAGCCAATCAGACACCCACTCCTTATAAATTGGCCCCTGAGGGGAGTTGCATGGAGATCAAGAGGACTGACTCTGATTCATCCCCACAGCTGGGCTGTGAAAAGATGGTCCATTAGTTCCTGCTTCAAAGATCACTAGGGAAGCCTGGATTTCTCAAGAGACCTTAGCTTTTCCTTCCATCCTGGGGACTGCTCCATGAATTCCTCTTTCACTTAAATCAGTCAGAGTTGCATTTGTTGCTTGTACCAAACCATAACGGCTGCTGGCCTGAGGAGACAGAAGCAGTGTAGTGGTTCTGGAGGGAATTTTAATCAGTGGAGACACACTCAGGCTAGTGTTTCATAAGGAGCACCCTTGCCTAGGATGGACAACAGACTAGAGCAGAAAGGGCTGGAGACTGGCAGAAGGATGAGGGGGGAGTGGCTGTGGTCCAGCTGAGAGATGATGGCAGCTGGGGCCAGGTGAAGGGCTGTAGGGGTGGGAGGATGGCCTGGATTCCAGGGATAGTCTTCTCTTCAATGCAGGTGCCTAGATTAGGTGGACTTTCTTTTGTATGAACAACTGtatatgatttttttgcaaatggAAACTTATGTCAAACGCACCAAGAAGTCTCCTTCAGAGTGAAGGATCTTAATGCTCATAATGTGAATGGTCATTCCAGGAATTTTGATTTGGTTGGATGTgttggttagttttatgtgtcaacttggctgggttACAGTACCCAGTTATTTAATCAACACGAATCTAGGTGTGGCTGTGAAAGTATTTTGCAGACATTgttaacatctacaatcagttCACTTtaggaaaaagagattactgttgATAACGTGGGTGGGTCTCATCCGATCAGTTGGAGGCCTTAAGAACAAAAACAGGTTTCCCAGAGGAGAAGAAATTCTGCTTCAAGACCGCAGCATCaactcctgcctgagtttccagcgtGCCAGCCTGCCCCATGGATTTCAGTCTTGCCAATCCTGACAATTGTGTGAGGCAATTCCTAAAAATAAagccatatatatgtatgtatacatatgtctcccatatacatacatacatacagatatatatatctcgttgattctgtttctctggagaacatgAGCTGATGCAGTGGATAATTCATTCAAGGCTCTTAGTGCAAACAACAGAACTCCCTTTAGCCAGTTTAAGCAGGAAGGAATTTATTATAGGACATTGCGTAGCTCATGGAAACATTGGCAGAACCAGAGAATTCATGCTCCAGAACATTGGCCACTGCTACCGTGAAGATGCCCCTGCTACTGCGGCTGGACTCAAGCATCTCAGATTGCACCTCTGCTGCCCAAACCCCACTACTGCTGCCCCTGAAAGCTGGCAGCTTCTACAGCCACCCTTGCCAAAAATGGATTCATTCTGCATGGTGCCTGCTTCTCCACTTTTCTCTACTTAGAATTAAagttgtcttcatttcacttctGATTGGTGGATCCTAGCTCACATGCCTGCACTCCAGCTCCAAGAGAAAGTGGGCAAGTGAGTTTTTTGGCTTGTCCCTTGGGGAAGAGGCACCCATAACATGTGAAATTCTCCATATGTGAGAAGAGTATTCAAAGGGCCGAACATGGGTGGTCTACCTCAGTAGGTCTGAGTTTTTAGTTGTGTTTTGCCTCTGTGGGCCCCAGCCCTAGAACACTGCAGAGAATGTCACAACGGTACCACTTTTGACCTGGCAGCAGCTCAATATAATTGCAAGCAAAGAATTTAAGAAGTGAGATTACAGAAGTACGTAATAGCAGAGATGCAAAGACTGTCGAGTGTACATAGTCCACTCCTATCAAAATGTTAGCATGTTAGAGCACAAAATGTCAAAAATGTTAGAGTGCTATTAAGAAAACTACAGTGAAACACTTTCCTCACTGTCTTACCTATTATTCCTGTTTGATTTCCTCCCAGGCTAGGTCTAAATACTTTTTTTGCTCTCAATTTCTACACTTTTGGTCAAAAAGAATTTTGAACCATTTGCACAACTTCAGGTTTGGTATTTTGGGTTTCAGGACAATGTGACAAGACATTCTTGCAGACTTCTGTGGCAGGTCCCTACCCCTGCCCCCCGTCGgagtataacatacatacaaGAAAGTGCACAATCTTAGTGCATACCCCGCTgaattttacatatgtataaacCCAAGTAACTACCCaagaaatcaagatatagaacatttccagcactCTAGAAGGCTCttttgtgccccttcccagtcaaaaGCCTCTGAAATGTAACCACTCTTCTGACTTCTGTCACCATCAATTAGTTTGTCTGCATATGAATTTCATTTGAACAGAGTCATAGGATGTGTGCTGTTTTGTGTCTGACTTTGCTTAGTATGTCTGTTGACATCTGTGTTGCTGTGTGTATCAGCAGTTGGATATTCTTTATTGCTGTACAGATATTTAATGAATACCACAATTGATTTATCTAGGCAagtgtcaatggacatttggattgtttccattttttggctattatgagtataGCTGCCTCTATGGTAGATTTAACCCTTATAACCAGcactgtattttgttttttgtgaggaagatcaaccctgagctaacatcctatgccaatcctcctctctctcttttttttttactgaggaagattggccctgaggtaacatccatgcccatcttcctccactttatatgggacgctgccacagcacagcttgacaagcggtgtgtcggcgcgcaccggggatccgaacctgcgaaccatgggctgcccttaaccgcttgcgccactgggccggcccgcaGTGCTCTATTTAAGGTGTCATCTTTCATATACATTTATTATGGGAAATGGTTCTTGTTTTCTATTCAAAATCCCCTGTTGTGTCTTCTCTTGCATTATGGCCTgatggaaagagaaaatagattCTTGAGAGTGACATGCACCATTAGAGAAGGGGAAGGGCAATGTATATTAATAAGGAGCCTGCTCTGTGGCGTGTACTTTATCTGCCTACTTCATTAACTCTTACTAATAGCCCTATGAGTAGGTTTTCctgtttcacagaggaggaaattgagatgCAGAAAATTAGGTGACTTGTCCAGAGTCATACAGCTGTGAAGTAGTGGGAGGCAGCAG encodes the following:
- the PTGS1 gene encoding prostaglandin G/H synthase 1 isoform X3, translated to MLMRLVLTVRSNLIPSPPTYNLAYDYISWESFSNVSYYTRVLPSVPQDCPTPMGTKGKKKLPDAQLLSHRFLLRRKFIPDPQGTNLMFAFFAQHFTHQFFKTSGKMGPGFTKALGHGVDLGHIYGDNLERQYHLRLFKDGKLKYQVLNGEVYPPSVEEAPVLMHYPQGVLPQSQMAVGQEVFGLLPGLMLYATLWLREHNRVCDLLKTEHPTWGDEQLFQTARLILIGETIKIVIEEYVQQLSGYFLQLKFDPELLFGVQFQYRNRISTEFNHLYHWHPLMPDSFKVGSQEYSYEQFLFNTSMLVDYGVEALVDAFSRQSAGRIGGGRNMDHHVLHVAVDVIKESRELRLRPFNEYRKRFGMKPYTSFQELTGEKEMAAELEELYGDIDALEFYPGLLLEKCHPNSIFGESMIEIGAPFSLKGLLGNPICSPEYWKPSTFGGEMGFNIVKTATLKRLVCLNTNTCPYVSFRIPKPPKDDGPGVERPSREL